In Oryza glaberrima chromosome 8, OglaRS2, whole genome shotgun sequence, the following are encoded in one genomic region:
- the LOC127783169 gene encoding uncharacterized protein LOC127783169: MNSIRRFSGMRKPNAPSAIHKDKDESVVFFREMYKREKDRDINLLEPMQSVEFDAIQGGRTSKAPSGKTDFLIAVDEKHDYDWLKTPPATPLFPSIEMETNSSQMVFQKELPIHQQVKPSASRLSGKTEATKTSARSMFPAPNSSSEKSIFRVSTQSISNEKNQIERRSTSAAITSRKQKVVAAITPTAPTATCNATKKHSDRCYASQGSSTNGLKRVTNPELPYCAPKNLITTPLTAKAWRRDLAFGVHDTVEIGRIRRQSCLPVTVMDGKQKGLPDKVKAVTVSNNRGRAGDATLIKGMRRTDGKKEQRPKHGNQAKRACHLV; encoded by the exons ATGAACAGCATCAGGAGGTTTTCTGGGATGCGCAAGCCTAACGCCCCATCTGCAATACATAAAGACAAAGACGAGAGCGTAGTTTTCTTCAGGGAGATGTACAAGCGTGAAAAAGATAGGGACATCAACCTCCTGGAACCCATGCAATCCGTTGAGTTTGATGCTATCCAAG GTGGCCGCACGAGCAAAGCTCCGTCAGGGAAGACAGATTTCCTCATAGCAGTGGACGAGAAGCATGACTACGACTG GCTGAAGACGCCTCCAGCTACACCACTGTTTCCTTCCATAGAGATGGAAACCAACTCATCTCAAATGGTTTTCCAGAAGGAGCTACCAATTCATCAGCAAGTTAAACCTTCAGCTTCCAGG CTATCAGGAAAGACAGAGGCAACGAAAACATCGGCAAGATCAATGTTTCCTGCACCTAACTCTTCATCAGAGAAGAGCATATTCAGAGTGTCCACACAATCCATCTCCAATGAGAAGAACCAAATTGAAAGGAGATCAACTTCTGCAGCCATAACGAGCAGGAAGCAGAAGGTAGTTGCTGCAATTACACCTACAGCTCCTACCGCAACTTGCAATGCAACCAAGAAACACTCTGACAGATGCTATGCAAGCCAAGGTAGCAGTACAAATGGACTCAAGAGAGTGACGAACCCTGAGCTCCCCTACTGTGCACCGAAGAATCTGATCACAACGCCATTGACAGCGAAAGCATGGCGTAGAGATCTAGCATTTGGTGTGCATGACACAGTAGAAATTGGCAGGATAAGAAGGCAGTCATGCCTACCAGTTACTGTCATGGATGGCAAGCAGAAAGGCTTACCTGATAAGGTGAAGGCTGTGACTGTCAGCAATAACCGTGGTCGTGCAGGCGATGCCACATTGATCAAGGGAATGAGAAGAACAGACGGGAAGAAAGAGCAGAGGCCAAAGCATGGAAATCAAGCGAAGCGAGCTTGTCATTTGGTATAA
- the LOC127782621 gene encoding ankyrin repeat-containing protein At5g02620-like → MERQTSFRLGALEKLKSFRGMEKQKSFKMMSMDNFRRHRDSPGKRGDTPLHLAARSGNAAGAQRIIAEFDPEVAAERAAQANHDGETPLYVAAERGHTDVVREILKVSDVQTAGVKANNSFDAFHIAAKQGHLEVLKELLQAFPALAMTTNSVNATALDTAAILGHTEIVNLLLESDANLARIARNNGKTVLHSAARLGHVEIVRSLLSRDPGIGLRTDKKGQTALHMASKGQNAEIVIELLKPDISVIHLEDNKGNRPLHVATRKANIVIVQTLLSVEGIEVNAVNRSGHTALAIAEQLNNEELVNILREAGGVTAKEQVHPPNPAKQLKQTVSDIRHDVQSQIKQTKQTKMQVQKIKKRLEKLHIGGLNNAINSNTVVAVLIATVAFAAIFTVPGNFVEDITQAPPGMSLGQAYVASNPAFLVFLVFDALALFISLAVVVVQTSLIVVEQKAKRRMVFVMNKLMWLACLFISVAFIALTYVVVGRDDWWLAWCTMAIGAVIMLTTLGSMCYCIIAHRMDERKIRKASTSQSRSWSQTVDSDPDLLNSEYKKMYAL, encoded by the exons ATGGAGAGGCAGACGAGCTTCCGATTGGGCGCGCTGGAGAAGCTCAAGAGCTTCAGGGGGATGGAGAAGCAGAAGAGCTTCAAGATGATGTCCATGGACAACTTCCGGAGGCACAGGGACAGCCCCGGGAAGCGCGGCGACACgccgctccacctcgccgcgaGGTCCGGGAACGCCGCCGGCGCGCAGCGGATCATCGCCGAGTTCGacccggaggtggcggcggagcgcgccGCGCAGGCCAACCACGACGGCGAGACGCCGCTGTACGTCGCCGCCGAGAGGGGGCACACCGACGTGGTGCGCGAGATCCTCAAGGTCTCCGACGTGCAGACGGCCGGCGTCAAGGCGAACAACAGCTTCGACGCGTTCCATATTGCGGCGAAGCAAGGCCATCTAG AAGTTCTGAAGGAGCTGTTGCAGGCTTTTCCTGCTCTTGCAATGACTACAAATTCTGTAAATGCTACAGCTTTGGATACTGCTGCAATTCTGGGTCACACTGAAATTGTTAACCTCCTACTGGAATCTGATGCAAACCTTGCGAGAATTGCAAGAAATAATGGGAAGACAGTTCTGCATTCAGCTGCAAGACTGGGCCATGTGGAAATTGTAAGATCATTATTAAGTAGGGATCCAGGAATTGGTTTAAGAACTGACAAGAAGGGGCAAACAGCACTACATATGGCTTCAAAAGGACAAAATGCTGAAATTGTTATCGAGCTGTTGAAGCCTGATATCTCAGTAATTCATCTGGAAGACAACAAGGGAAACAGACCATTGCATGTTGCAACACGGAAGGCCAATATCGTT ATAGTGCAGACTCTACTATCAGTTGAGGGAATTGAAGTAAATGCAGTTAACAGATCAGGGCACACCGCTCTTGCCATTGCTGAGCAACTCAACAATGAAGAACTTGTTAACATCTTGAGAGAGGCTGGTGGAGTAACTGCAAAAGAGCAAGTACATCCACCCAATCCGGCAAAGCAACTTAAGCAAACAGTTAGTGATATCAGACATGATGTCCAGTCCCAGATCAAGCAAACTAAACAGACCAAGATGCAAGTCCAGAAAATCAAGAAGAGACTCGAAAAACTCCACATTGGTGGTCTAAACAATGCCATCAACTCCAATACTGTGGTTGCAGTGCTTATTGCCACCGTCGCCTTTGCTGCCATTTTCACCGTTCCTGGCAATTTTGTGGAAGATATCACTCAGGCACCTCCAGGCATGTCCTTGGGGCAGGCATATGTAGCAAGCAACCCGGCCTTCCTAGTATTTTTGGTCTTTGATGCCTTGGCTCTCTTCATCTCActtgctgtcgtcgtcgtccagacCTCGTTAATTGTTGTTGAGCAGAAAGCCAAGAGAAGGATGGTCTTTGTGATGAACAAGCTGATGTGGCTGGCATGCCTCTTTATCTCGGTGGCCTTCATAGCACTAACCTATGTTGTTGTCGGGCGCGACGACTGGTGGCTAGCTTGGTGCACAATGGCAATCGGTGCAGTGATCATGCTTACAACTCTTGGTTCCATGTGCTACTGTATCATTGCTCATAGGATGGATGAGAGGAAGATCAGGAAGGCGTCTACAAGCCAATCTCGCTCATGGTCTCAAACAGTTGACTCAGATCCAGATCTACTCAACAGTGAATATAAGAAAATGTATGCACTATAG
- the LOC127783148 gene encoding LOW QUALITY PROTEIN: putative disease resistance protein RGA4 (The sequence of the model RefSeq protein was modified relative to this genomic sequence to represent the inferred CDS: substituted 1 base at 1 genomic stop codon) — translation MAESLILPMVRGVAAKAADALVQSVTGACGAVDDDRRKLQRQLLAVQRALADAEAKSETNLAVKRWMKDLNAAAYDADDVLDDFHYEVLRRDAEVGAGKVLGYFTPHNPLLFRVIMSKKLSNVLEKMNXLVEQMNELGLSVDRTESPQELKPPYLQMHSAALDESSDIVGRDDDKEVVVKLLLDQRYEQRLQVLPVIGIGGSGKTTLAKMVYNDTRVRDHFQLKMWHCVSENFEAVPLLKSIVELATNRRCQVPDKDTIELLRRQLEGAIGSRRFLLVLDDVWNEDENKWQDELRPLLCSAAGGHGSVVVVTTRSQQVASIMGTMRSHELACLNDDDSWELFSKKAFSEEVRETAELVTIGRLIVKKCRGLPLALNAMGGLMSSKQQLNEWKAIADSARDKDEILSMLKLSYRHLPSEMKQCFAFCSIFPRNHEMDKEVLIQLWMANGFIQEDGIMDLEQKGEYTFQYLVWRSFLQDPSTILQKEIMDKALPYESIGCKMHDLMHDLAKDVADECVTSEHVLQHDASVRNVRHMNISSTFGMQETMEMLQVTSSLRTWIVPSPLCRDLKDLSLASLRALVIEKGIFHYHSVMSNHVITYSKHLRYLDLSMSQIVMLPSSICVMYNLQTLRLNGCSFLKYLPESMGKMRKLLHLYLLGCDSLVRMPPNFGLLNNLRTLTTFVLDTKAGCGIDELKNLRHIANRLELYNLRKINCRNNGIEANLHQKENLSELLLHWGRDKIYTPENNAYNEEEVLESLTPHGKLKILELHGYSGLKIPQWMRDPQMLQCLTTLRISNCLGCKDLSTLWLSVSLEHLQLSRMDNLTTMCKNVGVGAEGYTIPQQVFPKLKSLKLELLFSLEKWAENTAGEAKNLVTFPELEMLQIIRCSKLASVPDCPVLKELDRFGSYMLAMNELTHLTSLSKLNYVANSLCDCVSMPLGSWPSLVELVLRSSTHIPTTLQVEANQGQLEYLRSLSLVNCFTAASGSSEMRLGLWKCFAFVEVLHIHMCLSLVCWPTEELTSLIHLRHLYIEHCHRLEGKGSSSEEKFMSLSHLERLHIQNCYNLLEIPMLPASLQDLRLESCRRLVALPSNLGNLAMLRHLYLMNCYVLKDLPDGMDGLVSLKILEIQACAEIEEFPQGLLQRLPTLKELSIQGCPGLETRCREGGEYFDLVSSVQRICIPAAAKTEMEEESRSGI, via the exons ATGGCGGAATCGCTGATCCTCCCCATGGTGCGCggggtggcggcgaaggcagccGATGCGCTCGTCCAGAGCGTCACCGGCGCGtgcggcgccgtcgacgacgaccgccgcaAGCTGCAACGCCAGCTGCTGGCCGTCCAGCGCGCGCTGGCCGACGCCGAGGCGAAGAGCGAGACCAACCTCGCCGTCAAGCGCTGGATGAAGGACCTCAACGCCGCCGCctacgacgccgacgacgtccTCGACGACTTCCACTACGAGGTGCTGCGCCGCGACGCCGAGGTCGGCGCCGGCAAGGTACTCGGCTACTTCACCCCGCACAACCCACTCCTGTTCCGCGTAATCATGAGCAAGAAGCTGAGCAATGTCCTCGAGAAGATGAACTAGCTGGTCGAACAGATGAACGAGCTTGGCTTGTCAGTGGATcgcacagaatcaccacaagaactGAAACCTCCTTATCTCCAGATGCATTCTGCTGCACTGGATGAATCAAGTGACATTGTTGGCAGAGACGACGACAAGGAGGTGGTGGTTAAGCTGTTGCTGGATCAGCGATATGAGCAGAGATTGCAGGTTCTCCCTGTCATCGGGATCGGGGGTTCAGGCAAGACGACGCTCGCCAAGATGGTGTACAACGACACGAGGGTACGTGACCATTTCCAGCTGAAGATGTGGCACTGTGTTTCAGAGAATTTTGAAGCTGTTCCCCTTCTGAAATCCATCGTTGAATTGGCTACAAATCGAAGATGTCAAGTGCCTGACAAGGACACCATCGAGCTCTTGCGACGGCAGCTTGAGGGAGCCATTGGTAGCAGAAGGTTTCTGTTAGTTCTTGACGATGTATGGAACGAGGATGAGAACAAGTGGCAGGATGAACTAAGGCCACTCTTGTGCTCTGCTGCTGGTGGTCATGGAAGTGTTGTAGTGGTCACAACTCGGAGCCAACAAGTAGCATCTATCATGGGCACCATGAGATCCCATGAACTAGCATGTCTGAATGATGATGATTCATGGGAATTGTTCTCAAAGAAAGCATTCAGTGAAGAAGTACGAGAGACAGCAGAATTGGTCACCATTGGAAGACTTATTGTCAAGAAATGCAGGGGGCTTCCTCTTGCTCTCAATGCTATGGGTGGCCTGATGAGCTCAAAGCAACAACTCAATGAATGGAAAGCCATCGCAGACAGTGCCAGAGACAAAGATGAAATACTTTCCATGCTTAAATTAAGCTACAGACACTTACCATCCGAAATGAAGCAATGTTTTGCCTTCTGTTCCATATTCCCAAGGAACCATGAGATGGACAAGGAAGTCTTGATCCAACTGTGGATGGCAAATGGTTTCATCCAAGAAGATGGAATAATGGATTTGGAACAAAAAGGAGAATACACCTTCCAATATTTGGTTTGGAGATCCTTCCTCCAAGAT CCGTCGACCATTCTACAAAAGGAAATTATGGACAAGGCATTACCATATGAGTCCATTGGTTGCAAAATGCACGATTTGATGCATGACCTAGCAAAAGACGTGGCAGACGAATGTGTAACTTCAGAACATGTACTTCAGCACGATGCATCTGTCAGAAATGTCCGTCACATGAATATATCTAGCACTTTTGGTATGCAAGAAACTATGGAAATGTTACAAGTAACATCATCTCTCCGTACTTGGATAGTGCCATCACCCTTGTGCAGGGATCTCAAGGATTTAAGCCTGGCATCATTAAGAGCCCTTGTAATTGAAAAGGGAATCTTCCATTACCATTCGGTTATGTCTAACCATGTGATCACTTATTCGAAGCATCTACGATATCTTGACCTATCTATGTCTCAAATTGTTATGTTGCCAAGTTCAATATGTGTGATGTATAACTTACAAACATTGAGACTCAATGGTTGCAGCTTTCTAAAATATTTACCGGAAAGTATGGGAAAAATGAGGAAGCTCCTCCATCTTTATCTTCTGGGATGTGATAGTTTGGTGCGGATGCCACCAAACTTTGGTCTTTTGAACAATCTTCGCACTCTAACAACATTTGTTTTGGACACTAAAGCTGGTTGTGGAATTGACGAGCTCAAGAACTTGCGTCACATTGCCAACAGGTTGGAACTGTACAATTTGAGAAAAATTAATTGCAGGAACAATGGAATAGAAGCCAATCTCCATCAGAAGGAAAATCTAAGTGAACTACTATTGCACTGGGGTCGTGATAAAATTTACACGCCGGAAAACAATGCCTACAATGAGGAAGAAGTGTTGGAGTCACTTACACCTCATGGTAAGCTCAAAATTTTAGAGCTGCATGGATATAGTGGCCTGAAGATCCCACAATGGATGAGAGACCCACAGATGTTGCAGTGCCTAACAACTCTCCGCATTTCCAACTGTTTAGGATGCAAGGATCTATCAACACTGTGGTTATCGGTCTCGCTTGAGCATCTGCAGTTATCCCGTATGGATAATCTAACCACAATGTGTAAGAACGTTGGTGTGGGAGCTGAAGGATACACCATCCCTCAGCAAGTTTTCCCAAAGTTAAAGTCTCTGAAACTAGAGTTGTTATTTAGCTTGGAGAAATGGGCAGAAAATACTGCAGGTGAGGCTAAGAATTTGGTTACATTTCCAGAGCTCGAAATGCTACAGATCATTCGCTGTAGTAAACTTGCAAGTGTCCCAGACTGTCCGGTTCTAAAAGAACTGGACAGATTTGGATCTTATATGCTTGCAATGAACGAACTCACACATCTGACATCATTGTCCAAGCTCAATTACGTTGCAAACAGTCTTTGTGATTGTGTGAGCATGCCTTTGGGCTCATGGCCATCTCTCGTAGAACTAGTTCTTAGATCTTCAACACACATTCCAACCACTCTGCAGGTGGAGGCAAATCAAGGCCAGCTAGAATACCTTCGGAGTTTGAGTCTAGTAAACTGCTTCACGGCTGCATCCGGCTCATCCGAAATGCGTCTTGGGCTCTGGAAATGCTTTGCCTTTGTGGAGGTATTGCATATTCATATGTGCCTCAGTCTTGTGTGCTGGCCAACTGAGGAGTTGACGAGCTTGATTCACCTTCGACACCTATATATTGAGCACTGTCATAGACTTGAGGGAAAAGGTTCATCATCCGAGGAAAAATTCATGTCACTGTCCCATCTAGAGAGGTTACACATACAAAACTGCTACAATCTACTGGAGATCCCAATGCTGCCTGCATCCCTGCAGGATCTGCGGTTAGAATCTTGCCGAAGATTGGTGGCATTGCCTTCGAACCTTGGAAATCTGGCCATGTTAAGGCATCTTTATTTGATGAACTGCTATGTCCTGAAAGATCTTCCTGATGGGATGGATGGCCTCGTTTCCCTTAAAATTTTGGAGATTCAGGCATGTGCAGAGATAGAGGAATTCCCACAGGGTCTCCTCCAGCGACTTCCAACACTGAAAGAACTGTCCATACAAGGGTGCCCTGGATTGGAAACACGGTGCAGAGAAGGTGGTGAGTATTTTGATCTTGTCTCTTCCGTTCAACGTATATGCATTCCAGCAGCAGCGAAAACAGAAATGGAGGAGGAATCAAGGTCTGGAATCTAA
- the LOC127783168 gene encoding la-related protein 6B-like, with translation MAQDDAPDSTTSSSSASSASAPAPSAARLNAAAPEFTPRSAAHHHHHHANPRRQHRGGGGGAYHHHQQHYQPHHHHQHHQHWQHYGEDEGDAVAAGAVGEGGIPEDVARRVVKQVEFYFSDVNLATTEHLMKFMIRDPEGFVPMSVVASFRKIRELVSERSALAAVLRTSAELVVSDDGKRVRRRVLFTEADAEEVQSRIVVAENLREEHRYPNLMKIFSAFGSVKSIRTCYPQGGIDGAGTSTGKASKIEMLFANKVHAFVEYETVEDAEKAVSEFSSGRSWRDGIRVRSLLGCLKQAMGQGRRGGDEVDAADEDDPETTDHPQDYETEDASQISEAHLDHQADDGYHDKGGMRHGRGRGRGGRGRGRGQYYGHSRDANHPIGTPPSNHSALADHPSKPPPGPRMPDGTRGFTMGRGKPLNPTNAV, from the exons atggcgcAGGACGACGCCCCGgactccaccacctcctcctcatccgcctcatccgcctccgcccccgccccctccgccgcccgcctcaaCGCCGCCGCCCCGGAGTTCACCCCTCgatccgccgcccaccaccaccaccaccacgccaaCCCTCGCCGCCAGCACCGCGGGGGCGGGGGTGGggcctaccaccaccaccagcagcactaccagccgcaccaccaccaccagcaccaccagCACTGGCAACACTACGGGGAGGATGAGGGGGACGCCGTGGCGGCCGGGGCGGTGGGAGAAGGAGGGATCCCGGAGGATGTGGCTCGTCGGGTCGTCAAGCAG GTGGAATTTTACTTCAGTGATGTCAATCTGGCTACAACAGAACATTTGATGAAATTCATGATTAGAGATCCAGAGGGATTTG TGCCAATGTCTGTAGTTGCATCTTTTAGGAAGATCCGGGAGTTAGTTAGTGAGAGATCCGCATTGGCTGCAGTATTGCGGACGTCAGCAGAGCTG GTTGTTTCAGATGATGGAAAAAGGGTTAGACGGCGAGTGCTCTTTACTGAGGCGGATGCTGAAGAAGTTCAG TCACGCATTGTTGTTGCTGAAAATTTGCGTGAAGAGCACCGCTATCCAAATCTTATGAAGATTTTCTCAGCTTTTGGGAG TGTGAAATCAATTCGTACTTGCTATCCACAAGGTGGGATTGATGGTGCTGGAACTTCTACTGGCAAAGCATCAAAGATTGAGATGTTGTTTGCTAATAAG GTGCATGCTTTTGTGGAGTATGAAACTGTTGAAGATGCTGAAAAGGCA GTTTCTGAATTCAGTAGTGGGAGAAGCTGGAGAGATGGGATTAGAGTCCGCTCACTGCTTGGTTGCCTG AAACAAGCCATGGGTCAAGGAAGGAGAGGTGGAGATGAGGTGGATGCTGCAGACGAAGATGACCCTGAAACAACTGACCATCCACAAGACTACGAAACAGAGGATGCTTCCCAGATTTCAGAAGCACATCTTGATCATCAG GCTGATGATGGCTACCATGACAAAGGCGGGATGAGgcacgggagagggagaggacgtGGTGGAAGAGGGCGTGGCCGTGGTCAGTACTATGGCCATAGCCGGGATGCCAATCATCCAATTGGCACTCCTCCTTCGAATCACAGTGCTCTTGCTGATCATCCTTCAAAGCCACCCCCTGGTCCTCGTATGCCGGATGGCACAAGAGGATTTACCATGGGGCGAGGAAAGCCACTCAATCCTACCAATGCTGTTTAA